ttttaaaaaaaaaatacaataacaccttaaaatacttttttcttgatatatattttctaaatcttaaaaataaaaattattataaaaaaacaaaaaacaaatactcAAAACAAAACTTGTATTCTATACTTGAGGAAAGCATGAATGGATTCTTGTCCATTCATCACTTATAAGTGATCTTGTAATGAccaaagtttatttatttataactaaaaacacaAGCACCATACAAGCTGCATTacattacataaataaaaactaagatACGAAATACCTGAACATTACAGGCACTACTACACAAGCTGCATgcataacataaataaaaaacttgttttCCTAAGCCACATTTTTCCACATTAGTGCCAACTCTGAAAGAGTCTTGGTAGAAGACCCATCTTCTTTGAGAGCATTAACAGCCGCAACTTCTAgtttcttcattctttttcgCATTTCCCCACCTTCCCTTCCTTCCATCAAACGCTTCACAACATCAGCAATTTCTTTTCTCTCGACCAAACCATTTTCACCAACTCTCGGCCTCAATCCCACTTTGAGATCCTCACAAAGCACAACCGCATTCATTCTCTGCTCAGCATACAGTGGCCAAGTTATCAATGGCACACCATGCAGCACACTCTCGAGGGTCGAATTCCAGCCACAGTGAGTCAAGAACCCACCAACTGAACTGTGGCTAAGGATTTGAACCTGCGGTGCCCATGAAGGAACAACCATACCTTTCTCTTTTGTCCTCTCCAAGAACTCACATGGTAAGAACTGCAAAGGGTCAACACACTTTTGTGCACCAAGATAAGCAGCATCAGCTTTTGCATTGTTCGGTGCTCTCACAACCCACAAGAACTTGTGGTTACTCAACTCCAAACCACAAGCCAGCTCATTCATTTGCTCTTGTGAAAGTGTTCCACCACTCCCAAAAGAAACATACAAAACTGAACCATCTTGCTGTTTCTCCAACCATGTTACACACTCCAATAACCCTTTTGCATCATCATCACCACTTTGGACAAGTGGTCCAACAGGGTACACAGCAGGGTAACCTCTATCCTCATCTCTCAATGCTCTTATAGGACCAGTTTCCAATGCCAGGAAGCTGTTGATGAAGATCCCATTAACGAACCAGCATCGTTTGTAACGCTTCAGCGACATCTGGTAGAGTTGACTGGTTCGATCCTGGGCTTGGGCATAGAGATCGCGGCCGTGAAACGGCACGCAACCCGGTAATTTGATAGCCTCCGGCAGATATCTGTACTCACATGATGTTTCCTCGTCCAACAAGGGCAAGTTCAAGTGCATGGAGAGTGTGGTGGCTGATATAGGGAAGTAAACGTAGGACAACATGTTGAACTCGTGAGCGAAATCTAGGGCATGCATGGCGAAAGAATCAACCACCATGGCCACGTAGGGAGTCTTTGAAGTTATGGACTTGAGGGTGTGGTGGATGGAGGGCATGGAGTGAGCCATTGCTAGCTGAATTTGGACAACTACGGGAACACCTTGTGGTAGGTCATTAGGGTTCACCGGTGGAAGGAAAACCGTGTTGATGTTTTGTGGAAGGGTTTGGAGAATGGGTTTTGCAGCACTTGGGAGAGACCCCAGAATGGGAATGATGCATGTGACGTGAATTTCTGGGTGAAGCTCAACAAGTCTCTTTGAGAAGTGGATAACGGGAACGAAGTGGCTGTACCCTGCACTGGGAATTACTACAATGTGCGTTATTTTCCCCATGCATGCAAATCTGTGTTAGTTTCctgttaataattattaattcaacAAGGTTAGTTAatgaaaaggaacaaaaaacaGAATATTAACACACATAATTTAACAAGCAAACAATATTCCTAGACCCTAGGGTTTGGCTACGATCCACTTACTCTGTTTAAGCGTCTGTCCACTTATCAGGAAATATCAGCCAAGAGCAACATGCCTCGAGCGAGGAAGCTCTTATATAATTAGTTGAAGAAATAAAGTAGTGgttcattataatttttgtgtaagaatttttttttcttaaaataattatcattttaatttctaatataacattaattattttttatttatatttcttataatattaacgg
This region of Glycine max cultivar Williams 82 chromosome 7, Glycine_max_v4.0, whole genome shotgun sequence genomic DNA includes:
- the LOC100800142 gene encoding hydroquinone glucosyltransferase-like, translating into MGKITHIVVIPSAGYSHFVPVIHFSKRLVELHPEIHVTCIIPILGSLPSAAKPILQTLPQNINTVFLPPVNPNDLPQGVPVVVQIQLAMAHSMPSIHHTLKSITSKTPYVAMVVDSFAMHALDFAHEFNMLSYVYFPISATTLSMHLNLPLLDEETSCEYRYLPEAIKLPGCVPFHGRDLYAQAQDRTSQLYQMSLKRYKRCWFVNGIFINSFLALETGPIRALRDEDRGYPAVYPVGPLVQSGDDDAKGLLECVTWLEKQQDGSVLYVSFGSGGTLSQEQMNELACGLELSNHKFLWVVRAPNNAKADAAYLGAQKCVDPLQFLPCEFLERTKEKGMVVPSWAPQVQILSHSSVGGFLTHCGWNSTLESVLHGVPLITWPLYAEQRMNAVVLCEDLKVGLRPRVGENGLVERKEIADVVKRLMEGREGGEMRKRMKKLEVAAVNALKEDGSSTKTLSELALMWKNVA